A single window of Zea mays cultivar B73 chromosome 10, Zm-B73-REFERENCE-NAM-5.0, whole genome shotgun sequence DNA harbors:
- the LOC103642481 gene encoding serine carboxypeptidase-like 34, whose translation MALAKTLLLVLVVAAAWTAAAAARHRRSHEDYYENVFDRQQADRVESLPGQPSEVGFRHFAGYVTANESHGRALFYWFFEAAHDVAKKPLVLWLNGGPGCSSVGYGALEELGPFLVQKGKPEISLNPNSWNKEANLLFVESPAGVGFSYTNTTKDLTQFGDELTATDAHAFLLNWFKRFPQFRHHDFYLAGESYAGHYVPQLGVKILEGNKKAHRKDRIKLKGIMIGNAAIDSSSDDRGLAEYAWDHAVISDEVYGAIKKECTFSDDGDESDKCGQAWNDFFNVMRDIDLYSLYTPACTDAMANASRSNSSSASRRRSWNLADTPLAKVHRGMPYNTYDPCVDNHVFDYLNRADVQKALHANVTGIPYSWEPCSDALSNWTDSPASTLPAIKQLVDAKLRVWVLSGDTDDRVPVTSTRYSLRKLGLATAKEWREWFTTDQVGGYTLVYDGLTLVTVRGAGHMVPMITPVQASQVFAHFLHGSEMPAKPVV comes from the exons ATGGCGCTCGCAAAAACCCTCCTACTCGTGCTTGTCGTCGCCGCCGcatggacggcggcggcggccgcgcgGCACCGCAGGAGCCACGAGGATTACTATGAGAATGTGTTTGATCGTCAGCAAGCTGACCGGGTGGAGTCCCTGCCGGGGCAGCCATCGGAGGTCGGGTTCCGGCATTTCGCCGGCTACGTGACGGCCAACGAGTCCCACGGCCGCGCGCTCTTCTACTGGTTCTTCGAGGCGGCGCACGACGTGGCGAAGAAGCCCCTCGTGCTCTGGCTCAACGGAG GACCGGGATGCTCGTCGGTGGGATATGGAGCACTGGAGGAGCTGGGTCCGTTCTTGGTGCAGAAGGGGAAGCCAGAGATCAGCCTCAACCCTAATTCATGGAACAAAGAGGCAAACCTGTTGTTCGTCGAGTCTCCTGCAGGCGTTGGATTCTCCTACACTAACACCACCAAGGATCTCACCCAATTTGGCGATGAGCTCACTG CCACGGACGCTCATGCCTTCCTCTTGAACTGGTTTAAGAGGTTCCCGCAGTTCAGGCACCACGATTTCTACCTCGCCGGGGAGAGCTACGCGG GGCACTACGTTCCTCAGCTTGGCGTGAAGATCTTGGAGGGCAACAAGAAGGCGCACAGGAAGGATCGGATCAAGCTCAAGGGCATCATGATCGGCAACGCGGCCATCGACTCGAGCTCCGACGACCGCGGCCTCGCGGAGTACGCGTGGGACCACGCAGTCATCTCGGACGAGGTGTACGGTGCCATCAAGAAGGAGTGCACCTTCTCCGACGACGGCGACGAGAGCGACAAGTGCGGCCAGGCCTGGAACGACTTCTTCAACGTCATGCGGGACATCGACCTCTACAGCCTCTACACACCGGCGTGCACGGACGCCATGGCCAACGCCAGCCGCAGCAACTCCTCCTCGGCATCCCGACGCCGCTCATGGAACCTCGCCGACACGCCGCTCGCT AAGGTTCACCGGGGGATGCCGTACAACACGTACGACCCGTGCGTGGACAACCACGTGTTCGACTACCTGAACCGCGCCGACGTGCAGAAGGCGCTGCACGCCAACGTGACCGGCATCCCCTACAGCTGGGAGCCCTGCAGCGACGCGCTGAGCAACTGGACGGACTCGCCGGCGTCCACGCTGCCGGCCATCAAGCAGCTGGTGGACGCCAAGCTCCGCGTGTGGGTACTGAGCGGCGACACGGACGACCGCGTGCCGGTGACGTCGACGCGGTACTCGCTGCGCAAGCTTGGGCTGGCCACCGCCAAGGAGTGGCGCGAGTGGTTCACCACCGACCAGGTCGGCGGCTACACGCTCGTCTACGACGGCCTCACCCTCGTCACCGTCCGCGGCGCCGGCCACATGGTGCCCATGATCACCCCCGTCCAGGCCAGCCAAGTCTTCGCGCACTTCCTCCACGGGAGCGAGATGCCGGCCAAGCCTGTCGTCTAG